The Sulfolobales archaeon genome includes a region encoding these proteins:
- the rpl18a gene encoding 50S ribosomal protein L18Ae: MGEVKIYRVSGLALFGHDKFPEWRKFSIEVRALNERHALEYIYSVMGSRHKLKRSNIKILKIEEIRPEEARSTFIRELSRITGWEIVR; the protein is encoded by the coding sequence ATGGGTGAGGTAAAGATCTACAGGGTATCTGGGCTAGCCCTCTTCGGCCATGATAAGTTCCCTGAGTGGAGGAAGTTCTCTATAGAGGTTAGGGCTTTGAATGAGAGACATGCATTAGAATATATATACTCCGTTATGGGGAGTAGGCATAAGCTGAAGAGATCTAATATAAAGATCTTGAAGATCGAGGAGATCAGGCCTGAGGAGGCTAGAAGCACTTTTATAAGGGAGCTCTCGAGGATCACTGGGTGGGAGATTGTCCGCTAG
- the pfdA gene encoding prefoldin subunit alpha, with amino-acid sequence MSARGQERRVTYREAVERLVSDINRVEEYIRSLQQNANIVLAELEELRIAREALEQLKVYKGEEALLALDRRGHVMAKGIITAKDRVIANIGGEFLMEVPIDEAIKIIVAKESDLRNALNAINQEISSAYTLYERLRAALSQIVEEAEKKAREESKSG; translated from the coding sequence TTGTCCGCTAGGGGTCAGGAGAGGAGGGTAACATATAGAGAGGCTGTTGAGAGGCTTGTAAGCGATATAAACAGGGTTGAGGAGTATATAAGGTCGCTGCAGCAGAATGCAAACATAGTGCTCGCAGAGCTTGAGGAGCTTAGAATAGCTAGGGAGGCTCTAGAGCAGCTCAAAGTGTACAAGGGTGAGGAGGCACTGCTAGCACTGGATAGGAGGGGGCATGTAATGGCTAAAGGCATTATAACTGCTAAGGATAGGGTGATAGCGAATATAGGTGGTGAATTCCTCATGGAGGTTCCAATAGATGAGGCTATAAAGATAATAGTTGCTAAGGAAAGCGATCTCAGGAATGCGCTAAATGCTATAAACCAGGAGATAAGCTCAGCCTATACACTGTATGAGAGGCTCAGAGCTGCCCTAAGCCAGATAGTTGAGGAGGCGGAGAAAAAGGCTAGGGAGGAGAGTAAGAGCGGGTAG